The following are encoded in a window of Oncorhynchus mykiss isolate Arlee chromosome Y, USDA_OmykA_1.1, whole genome shotgun sequence genomic DNA:
- the LOC110509761 gene encoding uncharacterized protein LOC110509761, which yields MRVSRVLQLSICLVGLSLAWRSPPPGKPSIERGGQVPVGQIQVLSVGLLQLLQGVQESAWRMERQGDQVSEELMGDTQAVERLREQGVQVGRTHRQVTKNLQMMTAQSDRLENAAQDVQLGLETLLAEQGALELRMCRVLERVQSITKPVLRMEKQLNMNLMKVIVDTQSRRLADLALEVMTRDRLIDKHLQHIVDLEEQASRIRGERPPTSAEGRF from the exons ATGAGGGTGAGCCGGGTGTTACAGCTGTCCATCTGCCTGGTGGGCCTCAGCCTGGCATGGCGCTCCCCACCACCAGGCAAACCCTCCATAGAGAGAGGTGGCCAGGTTCCTGTAGGCCAGATACAGGTGCTCTCTGTGGGGCTGCTCCAACTGCTCCAGGGGGTGCAGGAGAGTGCCTGGAGGATGGAGAGGCAGGGCGACCAAGTGtcagaggagctgatgggagacACCCAGGCTGTGGAGAGGCTACGAGAGCAAGGTGTGCAGGTAGGAAGGACCCACAGGCAGGTGACGAAGAACCTCCAGATGATGACAGCACAGAGCGACAGGCTGGAGAATGCAGCCCAGGATGTGCAGCTGGGACTGGAGACTTTATTGGCCGAGCAAGGTGCCTTGGAGCTCAGGATGTGCCGTGTCCTGGAGAGGGTGCAGAGCATAACCAAGCCAGTTCTAAGGATGGAAAAGCAGCTTAATATGAACCTGATGAAG GTGATAGTGGACACTCAGTCCAGACGTCTGGCTGACCTAGCCTTGGAAGTTATGACCCGGGACAGATTGATTGATAAGCATCTGCAGCACATTGTTGACCTGGAGGAACAG gCGTCTCGTATCAGAGGGGAGAGGCCTCCCACCAGCGCTGAGGGCAGATTCTGA